Proteins encoded within one genomic window of Vicia villosa cultivar HV-30 ecotype Madison, WI unplaced genomic scaffold, Vvil1.0 ctg.001641F_1_1, whole genome shotgun sequence:
- the LOC131636123 gene encoding chloroplast envelope quinone oxidoreductase homolog encodes MAARLMQAVQYTSYGGGPSGLKHVEIPVPTPKTNEVLLKLEAASINPVDWKIQKGDLRVMFLPRKFPHTPCTDVAGEVVEIGPQVKDFKAGDKVIAKLTHQYGGGLAEFAVASESLTAARPSEVSAAEAAGLPIAGLTARDALIEIGGIKLDGTGEQKNVLVTAASGGVGAYAVQLAKLGNNHVTATCGARNIDFVKSLGADEVLDYKTPEGVALKSPSGKKYDAVIHCTTGIPWSTFDPNLAEKGVVVDLTPGPSSIATFALKKLTFSKKRLVPFIVNVKREGMEHLAQLVKDGKLKTIIDSKFPLSKAEDAWAKSIDGHATGKIIVEL; translated from the exons ATGGCTGCGAGACTTATGCAAGCTGTTCAGTACACTTCCTATGGCGGAGGACCCTCCGGTTTGAAG CATGTTGAAATTCCTGTTCCAACTCCAAAAACCAATGAAGTTTTGCTCAAATTGGAAGCAGCTAGCATTAATCCAGTTGACTGGAAGATTCAGAAGGGTGATCTTCGGGTTATGTTCTTGCCTCGAAAATTTCCCCATACACCTT GTACTGATGTAGCAGGAGAGGTAGTAGAGATTGGACCCCAAGTCAAGGATTTTAAAGCTGGTGATAAAGTTATTGCTAAGCTCACGCATCAA TATGGAGGGGGACTAGCTGAGTTTGCAGTGGCAAGCGAGAGCTTAACAGCTGCCAGACCATCTGAAGTGTCAGCCGCTGAAGCTGCGGGTTTACCCATAGCCGGTCTCACAGCTCGTGACGCACTCATCGAAATTGGAGGAATTAAGCTTGACGGAACAGGCGAGCAGAAGAACGTTTTGGTAACTGCTGCTTCCGGTGGTGTAGGTGCATACGCTGTTCAACTTGCCAAACTAGGGAACAACCATGTGACAGCCACTTGTGGTGCTCGCAACATCGACTTTGTCAAAAGCTTAGGCGCTGATGAAGTTCTCGACTACAAGACTCCAGAAGGAGTAGCACTGAAGAGTCCATCTGGTAAGAAATATGATGCAGTGATACATTGCACCACTGGAATACCATGGTCAACTTTTGATCCTAATTTGGCTGAAAAAGGGGTTGTAGTGGATTTAACACCTGGCCCGAGTTCAATTGCAACTTTTGCTCTGAAGAAACTTACTTTTTCGAAGAAGCGGTTGGTGCCGTTTATTGTAAATGTCAAGCGCGAGGGCATGGAACATCTTGCTCAGTTAGTGAAGGATGGAAAACTGAAGACAATTATTGACTCTAAATTTCCTTTGAGCAAAGCTGAAGATGCTTGGGCTAAGAGCATTGATGGCCATGCTACTGGAAAAATCATTGTGGAACTATAG